AATGTGCAGTGATAACTGACAAAATATTAACACGTGCGTAAATCCAGAGTATGTGCTAGAGGAGAATGCAGAAATCAAACCGTTATACACGACACACTGGAAGATGTATCAAAGTGTCTCTGAAAGTGTATAATCCCAGACGACAAAACATCAACACGTGAATCGTAAACAGGTCAGAACACTGGAGGTAATACACACATAGACTTAATGAACAATGTATCAGCAACGAATGTTATGTATATACGCCATTGTATCTGACGAAACATCTTGAATATATCACTAGTATTTGGGAGATGAATGTGGGGGTCACAATCCgatacacacacagcacagcacacacgTAGACGTAATGATTTGTCTTGTTTACATTACCGCGGCCTCCAGAAAATGTGGTCACTGCCGTCAAAACAACACGTGATTAGTATTTGAAAGGCAATAAGGAGGTCAGAACAGTACGTATATACAGAACACACTTGGATATGATGATTTATTCAGTTTGTATGACCACCATGTCTAAGTAAACATATGCCCAAAAGAAACACACGTGGTTAGTATTTGCTTCACGAGCGCGATGTCatgggaaaaatacaataatgcaCAGAAGGCAAGTAAAACACCacgctctctttcctctcattcttgaCTTCTATGAGCCAGTGAATATTTGATCAACTCTAAGGTGTTGTAATGAGACTAAGCATATCAGAGGAGTTCAGGTTGAGAGAGTTAACGTTAAGCAGTGAAAAAGTGCGGGCAGCAGGTTCCTTGTCCTGGTCACGATCGTACTCACTTCCCTAAGAATAGCAACACCCTGACTATTGACCATgacagcaacacaacactgaaCAGGACAATAACACACATAGTATGGTAGGGGGTTACAGGATACTAGGATACGTGCCGCTTCTCACGCAGGATGTTCGACAGTGGTTGTAGCGTCCCTCGTAAACCATTGTCTCCCGCGACCTCCATCCTTTCATCTACCTCCCCGCTTCTCAATAGGACCTTCTTTCTTATCCCTGTGTCTCATATTTATGCAACGTTCTTGATTGTTCTTGTCCGGTGCATtcatgaggtggtggtggtggtggtggtagtggtggtgatgttggtggtgggggAAAACAAAGACACTAATTGGTAGTgttcattaagttttttttttttttttttttttttataccatgtgttggtgttgttgttggtggtggtggtaatggtgatgtatGCATAAGAAGCTTGTGATGGAATAATGTAATgagaatcgtgtgtgtgtgtgtgtgtgtgtgtgtgtgtgtgtgtgtgtgtgtgtgtgagagagagagagagagagagagagagagagagagagagagagagagagagagagagagagagacatcaaaaGACACAAAAAGAGACATAACGAAATTAATTGAGACAAaaacgaacgaaaaaaaaataaataaacgtagaatggcgaggaagagaaacaaatacggaaaaagacagacagacacgaagacagacaagcaaatacagacacacagacagacagacaaatgaaaacgaaaaaaaaaaaaagaccagtgCACCACATCGGCCTTCATTGGGTCACTACATGCCAAACaacacctcccctccccccatcccccctctctcACCCGCTCCCCAACCCCCCCCAACCTTTCACCCCACCTCCGAACACAAACGTAGTGATCGACACGTGACTTCACCAGgcgtgtctccctcctcctccgtacCTTTCCTATCGCTGTTATTATGTTTGCTTTGATTTGCTAACTCTTCTGTCTTCCgcattcccctcctctccctttcccctttcccttcactcatctcccctcttccttctcccccctgTTGTtccctgtttcctctcctctcgtccccttcttccctttctcttcctttttatcgcTGTTTTGTCACGATCTCTCCTTggcttgcgagagagagagagagagagagagagagagagagagagagagagagagagagactgattggTTGATTTAAGGCACCAGAGGGGAGGAATGCAAAGTAGGAAGCgagaatgtaagaaagaaaggaatgaaaacgtgaggaacagagaaggtgaaggtgtaTCGTGCATGGGACAGGTAGCACGCACTTAATTACAGGGAGATGTGGCAAGTAATGGTGTGTCATGTGATGTGAGTGACGCGTTGTGTTTACCCCCATTCcttgctccctctctccctgtttctctctctctggtatttttttGTCGTGGCGAATACATTGACGGGTCGGCCTTCGCTTTCTGTGACGTCATTCTCCTGTTTTGTGTAATGCTGCTGAGACAATGGAGTGGTGCgtgtttgatgagagagagagagagagagagagagagagagagagagagagagagagagagagataatatgtaTGAGGGTgagtgtcagtgtgtgtttaGCTTACGAGCGAAATACAACCATCACCAATTATCATCtgactgacaccaccaccaccaccaccactaccacgaccaggCCACTTCAGGACAATGGCCTCTTCTAACTCGCAACTTTCTCCACTCAACTCCGTCTCCTACTCAGATTCATAGCTATAGCCGCCCTGCTCATtcatcgccacacacacacacacacacacacacacacacacacacacacacacacacacacacacacacacacacacacacacacacacacacacacacacacacacacacacacacacacatctttggAATTTTGACTTGACTTATATAtcagtgtctttcttttctttttgttgttcttttgttgttgttgttgttgttgttatcttccttctctttctccttctcctcctctccttctccttctccttctcctcctcctcctccttctccttctccttctccttctccttctccttctccttctccttctcctcctcctcctcctcctcctcctcctcctcctcctcctcctcctcctcctcctcctcctcctcctcctcctcctcctcctccactctttaaaaactacaaccaccaccaccaccaccaccaccactaccactactctttCAAGCCTCAACATCCTCTGGTCCCCTCGTAACTCCGAGCTGAGTGTACCCATCAGCAGAAGTGTTCATTTTAATTCGTCTTGCTAAGGGTGTTTCGTCTATGACCAAGTGAAAGGGGTGCTGGCTGCTGTGGCCTTGAGATACCCTGGTAGCGTGGCGTTGTgcgtggtggtgtggcgtggtttAATGGCACACGACACCTTGCCTTAGTCCCTGGCAACAAGAGGGCGCTGGAATGATGGTGCTTTGGGTTTCTGTAGCTTTAGTTTACCTGTTGGATTATTAATTGTCAGTTTTGGATGAgtggtatatgtatgtattttgtatctctctctctctctctctctctctctctctctctctctctctctctctctctctctctctctctctctctctctctctctctctctctctctctctctctctcgtaaggaaGTAAGTACAGTTCTTAACAATTATGCGCGCCGGATGTTATTATTAAATCTGTAAATAACAAAGGACATTATCTCACGCTAAGCTACATGCACTTACTTACAAGCACCTTTGTTGAAGCTAGAAACATCCCCCTCACCTCCCGCTACACACCCTTCCTTCTTGTCATTATATTAGCCCCGTTAGAAGAATTCCCCGGCACACTGTTTTTTTGTTGGTCCTGTTAATAATAcacggtaaacacacacacacaaatagcttAGACCATCCGTTTGAGTTCCATTGTGTATGTATTTGGTGAATGCATTTATAGTTTGGCGCTGTTTATGTTAAGTCCCGCTCGTTGCCTTTGCGAGTTAAGAAATCCGTGGGAAAAATAATAACcatgataataacaaatagTTTCGCCTCATGAGAACTCCagtgtatgtaatgtatatTGCGTTGTTCATGCGCCtatctctctcactacgacgattttccaaggccacagagacaactagcctaTTTTTCTATAGGAAGTGtcttcttttaataaactagaaatcttgccaatccatcaccagaaacataaaaatactTGTAAAAATTTGAGTCTCTTCAActgaagcctttggaaagcagtgatggtgagagagccaatcgtttctgaatacaggtcaATAAGTTAATCTCTTCTTCGGTAACAAACTTAATGAACATAACTTCTTCCACCCCATTTGACTTTtgtatatctatgtatgtatgtaatgagGAGGCAAGCAAAGTTAGATTAAAGTGTTAGATTCAGTAACGTTcaaatttttatattttgtcacTGAGAAGGCGTggcagggtgagagggagaaaatatgaGGAGAAAGGCATGGTGTTAAATAAagataagggaagggagagagagactgacagaccaAACCTTCTTAAactctgtgttgtgttgtcttgcATTGCTGTTTCTCTCCTGACGCACTTTCAAACCTCACACAACTTTGACTTCATCCAATAAGCTCACTAGAATCTCGCAGCAAAACCCTCACAACTCTCGCCTCTCACatcatattcttaaacactgTGCCGTACCTGCGTGATCTTTCAAAACGCTGTACTTGAGGTTACGTGGGTTTCAAGGTACTTTTATGTTGCTAATGACAGACTAataatatttttacattattaacagagattacatgggtttttaaggtgtttttatgatgctagtgacagattaataagatttctttatttttaacacGAGAAGCACTCACGAGAACCCGGATTATGTctttatggcctttgaaaatactagTTTCTGAATACGCCCTTATAACCTCACAACCTCACACCTTCCCATTATTATACAAGTAACCTCGCCAGCAGTAAATTCAAAGCCACGCCATACATCTGTAAAACTCGATCGCCTCCCCATTTCGACCGTCTCTTACGTCTATTTCGCCTTCCGTAAAAACCTCCTTTCTGTCTCGCTAATTTGAGGGTGCACAACCGAGACGAAAACTTTTTGAGTCCTTGGAAGATACATCGCTTGGAAAATAAGTCACAGTGAGTCGCTTGAGTTTAGAGTATATTACTTAAccggttttcctttttttttcttttcttttcttgtttctctctctttctttggttATGCGACAATGTGTGAtgataattttcttccttcttttttctttttcttttttccttttttcctccttcttctcttcctcttcctcctccttccctcctcctcctttccttctcctcttcctccttttccttgttctggTGAGTGGGTGAAGGCGACGGGAGTGATTAATGAGGATATTTCCGTGGTAATAATGTTTTGATTTGCTTTTATATCCTTCCGTGTGACCTTTTAGCGTGTCGTTTGTTATGGAATGTATGCAACTTTTCCATTATGCATGCGAGACTTTATCAGCCGCTGTCATTATGCTGGCGAGTGGTAGTTATGGCTGTAATATTCAGATTAAAGCCAGGttacccttctcctctcccatcccatgccccccaacacacacacacacacacacacacacacacacacacacacacacacacacacacacacacacacacacacacacacacacacacacacacacacgtaaaaggataaaaactcgttaggaatgagaggaaagttgGCATGTCACATATATCAGATTGTATCTCTTACATTCCCtttgcgaagaaaaaaaaaaaaaacttgcctgTGTATCAAATTAGTAAAACCATTCAACCTGTGCATGTGTTTACTCTcctctcttgtctcctcctctgacACCAACAGCTTTCCTCACCCACCTGCATGCCCCGCCCTCTTTACCTCCCCCCCTTGTTGATAGGCATTCCCAAAGCCTCCTCAGGTGAGCGTAGAAAGTGCATTGATGATAGCACGCATTGGCAACTCTATCGGCAAGGTGAGCGTATATAAAGAGACTCACCTGGCCTGCTGGTAGTTGTTGCACTTGTCTCGTTGCTTTGAACACATCACTGTCTTGCCTGAAAATGCGCGTGTGGTTCAATGAGGCGAGCTTTCCACTTGCTTTGAGCCCCTTGGATTTTTGACAGCGAAAACAAAAAGCTGGCGACACTCTTCTGGTGTTGTATCGGTGACAGTGAGGGACAGACTCCaagctactattgctattactacatACTGCGAGAGCGAGGCTGAATTACCGCTAGTTGTGTtccaaagagagaaaggagaaaggaatttgCGGAAAATAGTACTTCTTGAAGCTTGCAATCATGACGGTGGAAGATTATGGTGAGttgtctctactactactacttctacatctacatctacttctacttctacttctacttctacttctacttctacttctactactacaacaacaacaacaacaacaacaacaacaacaacaacaacaacaacaacaacaactactactactactactactactactactactactactactactggctttgcattccttatattttttatttttgttattattttaatcTTCTGCTGTAAATATTGTTGAAAATTATTGTTGTGTATGgtaactgcacacacacacacacacacacacacacacacagagagagagagagagagagagagagagagagagagagagagagtttttattgATGTAACGTGtagttgttttttcttcgttttttgccTTCCTCTAATGCCGCGGTGAATGTGTAAGTCTTGGGCAGCGGTCCGTCTCCGTCTAGCAAGGCTGAATGAAGGCAAACTCAGTCTTTCGTAACATTgtatttgtttctcttattgTCTGGCGCCAGAGCCATGACTATATCAAGCtaacatttcctctcttctcgcttttggtgtttgtgtttcatttcacccgttttcctctctctctctctctctctctctctctctctctctctctctcttaaaaagtcACTCTTGAACGACAGAGGCAAATGTGATACCATCCTAGCAGTTAGCAAATGTTCCTGCTCATGCCTCGGTTTATCTAGCTCTGTCAGACACCATCATTAGCATTGTcagcttcttttccttccgttcATGACTTGCTTCCATAATGGTACGATACATGGGCATGGCACATCAAAGCACTCCTTGAAATCCAGCCTGGATGCTGTGCCATGCGGTATGGTACAGGAAAGTCATGTGGAGCACGTTCTCGCTCCACTGATGCACACTTgcacagacaagagaaaagcTCAAGCCATGTGTAAACTGTATACAAACAAACGCAAAAGCTTGACGTTTCGTACGGCCAATGTTGCCATATTTTACATATGCATGTGTCGCAAAAATTCAAGAACTTCCTTGCTTGTAGTCGTTGTCAGATCTTTCCGTATGTTCCATATTATTTAGTTCGGTGATGATGGATGTGTATGAGATGCGTGCCACGGTCTTTTACGCGAGATGAAATCATTACATTCCAAAACCAGCAACTTGACCAATTGTTCAGCGAATCAGCAGGACACAGATAACACGGAGAGGCGGTTCGGGGTCCACACAGTTTAGTTAGTGGAGAATGGccgtagtgatggtggtgtgttgcTTAGCTGTGCACACTCTGGGTCGTGAAAGGTCCCCAGCCGAGAGAAAGTGACAGTGTGGCGCCGGGCGGAGCTTGCCACTGCCAGCACAGTGCAGGACGCCAAGCCTACGTGACCACCATGGATCAAGCATCACTGGTGCAAGGCCTCCgtctcctccaccgccacctgaCTGATTCAGATTCACTGATACTGAGACGATGGATGTGTGACAGTCCCGTGACGCGAGTACCCCTCGCCTGTCACAAGTGTTCACAGACATGCTTGTCTTAACCTAGATATGCCCTTCTTGGTGACCCGTGGCCATGGAGAGTGACATCAAATAGCCACACTTACCTATGAACCATGCACTACTTACCTGCTGTGAAACATTGCAATGGAGACTGTTTTGCTGCCGAGTGATACCATTTTGTGTTTTCAATTAGCAGTCAAACAGATGAGGAAGGATTTCTTCATCATGCAATTAGTTGTATTATGTGTAACAGTCAAGGCAGGAATGAAAGCAGTGTCATCAGTGACATGATTTGCTTAGTTTTTCATAAGTGGTACAAGGATTTAAATGTTTAAatataggcttttttttttttttcagatacttAAGAATCAcagtgaaaagtgaaagactGTTAAATCAGGAAATAATCCATAAACTATACAAACTGCACATATATACTAACAGAAAGACATTGTTGTGCAATCCTCTGAATGCTCCTTTGTGATCCCATTCACatctgttaatttgtcacttatACAGTATTGTCTTTCTATATGGTGTTAGCTTCAGTTTTATGAAGTGTTCTAACACCTTTTCTTAAAACCTTACTTCTTATCTATCAACCCCTCTTATTCCTCACAATGTTAACTTACGACCTCATCACTCATGTGTATCCTGCGGCTCTTGCAGTCAACCACTGCATCTCCAGTCATGAGGGCGCCAGCCGGCCTCATCGACCACGGCTAAATTCGTTCAAGAGGCCTCAGCACCTCATCGGGGGTCAGCAGCACCAGCCCGGCAACCACTGGAAGTCCAGAAAACGTGATCAGCAACAGCAGGCTCACCAACAGCAATATTTCTTAGTTTCTGACGCCTGTGACGCTGACCTCCAGGAGGAATATACACCTGACCCCTACTATGATGCTGGCAACAACAATCAAATTGACATTCTTAATCTCAATCATCTGAAGGTTAGTAGTACTATTTTAGACTTAATGCTGTGAAAATTATgatctttcctctattttgtgTTCCTGGTACATGGgaatatttaaaaaataatgtaatgctTGAAAAATTTTCAGGAAAAGGAACTCCGATCTGTTCACATCCCCATTTCGGCCTATCCCAAGTCTCTGATCCAGTGGCCAGTAGATGGTTCAACCAAGAACAAAAGAATTTCTGAAGTAAAGAAACAGGTAAGGAATGATAGCTTCACTATAAGGTTGTTCAGCTTGAAAATTTATTATATAATGTCCATAGCTACATATGTGAAGAGACTGAAGAAGCATTGCTAATGTCATTTATCCTCTATAGGTTAAACTTCTTGGAAATTTGATCAAGATGACTGTAGGAGGAGCAGCTCATGCTGAGGCAGTCTCTGATGACAAGACTCCCACCAACCCTCCACCCTTCTCTGGACATGTTGACATGTCCAGAATCCCTGTCCATGACCTCGCACACTCTGCTGACGAGGCCTCCATGGCAAAATGGAAAGATATTGAAGGGCAAATGAAACTTGGGAAAATTAAAGAGGTGTGTATGAGCAAGATAAGAATGCtgtaaaaattttttttgtatggCTTACTCAACAAATGACAAAATCTTGTTTGGGAGATAACTAGGCCAcactttttatcatgttttttcctCAGGCCAAACAAATGATTCGTGACTCAGACTGGAGTATAGGAAGTCCAGCACGGGAGAATCTGTGGAGGGAGCTGTGTCGTCACCATTCCCGGGAGAAGGACTTTGATGATCAGTATTACTGGGACACAGTGAAGCAAATCTATGGTTCAACAGGTGAGAACACTGTAATATAGGCAAGACATCAGTGCAGGCTGGTCTTCTCTTATTTGCTCACGTTATTGGCCACCATGGAACAGTGGGACTGGGTGGGCCATGGGGTCCTCGAGTGCTTGGGTTCGAATCCAGTCCACAGTCCAAGGTTAGGTAGGGCATCCACTTAGGGTAACAGTTCCCATATCCCAAAACCAAAGTCCTCTGTCAGAAGGCACTGTCCTATCCATAAAAGTGTAGAGAAAACCAGAtgtaaaaactagaaaaaaaaatccacttatgaaaaaaaaaaacatatgaaatCTTATTATGATATTAGCTGAAATTGTTTTAGAAAAAGTGTGCTTATTAAGAATGTACTGGAAAAAAACATTGACTATTTATAATCCTCAGTTTATAATGATTTGATGTGGATCTTTCAGAATTGTCTGATAGCATGACACAACTACCTGCCTTCATTGATTCCAACCACAAAGTGTCTCATTCCCTGTCCCCACGTGGAGTGACTGTGTGTGAGCGAAtcatctccctcatctccttcaACCACCCAGCCATCACCTATGCCCCAGCCCTGTATGGCCTCACTTCCCTGCTGTTACACTACATGGAAGGTTTGTGATACTTGATCCTCCTTGTTACCTAGACTTCTATTGATATATTAGCAATAAGAGTAGAATTTTTTGTGAAATAATTGgaagttatttattcattagtcCCTGATCCATGAATATCTATAACAATCTCTATTGatatatccatttatttacAAAATTATAGAAATACTGCATCAGATTGAGATGATATTATACTTCAAGCATTTGTTTTGTAATTTGTCATTACTGAGAAAAATGTTCATTTCCAGAGGTGGATGCCTACTACTGTATCTCAGCCTTGGTGGGAGGATCCCAGAGCAAATTTCTATCACAAACTAAAATTGCCTATGAAGCTCAGTGGAGGGCAGCCATGATCCTTGGCAAAAAACACATAGTATGTATAA
Above is a genomic segment from Portunus trituberculatus isolate SZX2019 chromosome 40, ASM1759143v1, whole genome shotgun sequence containing:
- the LOC123515929 gene encoding GTPase-activating protein skywalker-like isoform X3, which translates into the protein MLTYDLITHVYPAALAVNHCISSHEGASRPHRPRLNSFKRPQHLIGGQQHQPGNHWKSRKRDQQQQAHQQQYFLVSDACDADLQEEYTPDPYYDAGNNNQIDILNLNHLKEKELRSVHIPISAYPKSLIQWPVDGSTKNKRISEVKKQVKLLGNLIKMTVGGAAHAEAVSDDKTPTNPPPFSGHVDMSRIPVHDLAHSADEASMAKWKDIEGQMKLGKIKEAKQMIRDSDWSIGSPARENLWRELCRHHSREKDFDDQYYWDTVKQIYGSTELSDSMTQLPAFIDSNHKVSHSLSPRGVTVCERIISLISFNHPAITYAPALYGLTSLLLHYMEEVDAYYCISALVGGSQSKFLSQTKIAYEAQWRAAMILGKKHIRGAFSTLTKFGVPQEQIEEAFQNWIWWILSALPLTHTVRVIDCFLFEGSKVLLRIALAIFHVFVKTLTHDSSMVASLPSRGLHETLYHFCQNIQITPQKLLKTAFGIRGFSKSEITKVVLQTEMILKSQRTHGGAGGGTGQTNLPETPSLHRSLSLEGLPTSETQSNIQMMSHTLTIKELLTLWSWLPMRMTMYQPTLIYTTEEHGCSLTTFFQRTEKYEPTLLCIRTTNDNVFGAYCSTAWAQRHCKDEFGNWQTYFGTGETFLFSLRPTVAKYQWVGISRQHDDAALSSVEHCAELFMHADSNMITIGGGNGQGIMLDHELRYGKTEPCQTFDNPPLAPNGDFEVKVIEVYSLANL
- the LOC123515929 gene encoding GTPase-activating protein skywalker-like isoform X4 — encoded protein: MTVEDYVNHCISSHEGASRPHRPRLNSFKRPQHLIGGQQHQPGNHWKSRKRDQQQQAHQQQYFLVSDACDADLQEEYTPDPYYDAGNNNQIDILNLNHLKEKELRSVHIPISAYPKSLIQWPVDGSTKNKRISEVKKQVKLLGNLIKMTVGGAAHAEAVSDDKTPTNPPPFSGHVDMSRIPVHDLAHSADEASMAKWKDIEGQMKLGKIKEAKQMIRDSDWSIGSPARENLWRELCRHHSREKDFDDQYYWDTVKQIYGSTELSDSMTQLPAFIDSNHKVSHSLSPRGVTVCERIISLISFNHPAITYAPALYGLTSLLLHYMEEVDAYYCISALVGGSQSKFLSQTKIAYEAQWRAAMILGKKHIRGAFSTLTKFGVPQEQIEEAFQNWIWWILSALPLTHTVRVIDCFLFEGSKVLLRIALAIFHVFVKTLTHDSSMVASLPSRGLHETLYHFCQNIQITPQKLLKTAFGIRGFSKSEITKVVLQTEMILKSQRTHGGAGGGTGQTNLPETPSLHRSLSLEGLPTSETQSNIQMMSHTLTIKELLTLWSWLPMRMTMYQPTLIYTTEEHGCSLTTFFQRTEKYEPTLLCIRTTNDNVFGAYCSTAWAQRHCKDEFGNWQTYFGTGETFLFSLRPTVAKYQWVGISRQHDDAALSSVEHCAELFMHADSNMITIGGGNGQGIMLDHELRYGKTEPCQTFDNPPLAPNGDFEVKVIEVYSLANL